In Gemmatimonadales bacterium, one DNA window encodes the following:
- a CDS encoding metal-sensitive transcriptional regulator — translation MSDSTIPACPCAADLRPGDGTHAVALDPDVKQSVLTRLRRIEGQVRGLQRMVEEERYCADVLTQVSSVQEALRGAGRALLHNHLRHCASTAIRSGEPERAEAMYEELLDLVYRNAR, via the coding sequence ATGTCGGACTCGACGATCCCGGCGTGTCCCTGCGCGGCGGACCTCCGCCCGGGCGATGGCACGCACGCCGTGGCACTCGATCCGGACGTGAAGCAGTCGGTGCTCACTCGGCTGCGCCGGATCGAGGGGCAGGTGCGTGGGCTCCAGCGGATGGTGGAGGAGGAGCGCTACTGCGCCGACGTGTTGACCCAGGTGTCGAGCGTGCAGGAGGCGCTCCGCGGCGCCGGCCGCGCGCTCCTGCACAATCACCTGCGCCACTGCGCGAGCACGGCCATCCGCTCGGGCGAGCCGGAACGCGCGGAGGCAATGTACGAGGAGTTGCTGGATCTGGTGTATCGGAACGCGCGGTAG
- a CDS encoding heavy metal translocating P-type ATPase, which produces MAETCEIPVGGMTCAACSARVQRTLEKTPGVERAAVNLMTGTARVDYDPRAVSPERLVETIRGTGYGAELPRPEASIESLMEAQDAERAGETADLRLKFWVTIAIAVLAAGMGMPLMENQSGPSAELGRWFLLALTLPVVFWSGRHFYTRAWAAFRHHSADMNTLIAVGTGAAFVFSVFMTVGAEWVRARGLVPHVYFEVVMWVVALILLGNLLEARAKGRTSDAIRRLIGLRPDTARVVRGGAELEVPLADVRVGDELLVRPGERIPTDGVVLDGTSTVDESMLTGEPLPVAKSAGSEVTGATINRNGALRIRASRVGADTVLSRIIRLVREAQGSKAPIQRLADRISAVFVPVVISIAIATFVIWFDLGPAPRHLHALVAAVTVLIIACPCAMGLATPTAVMVSTGRGAELGVLIRGGEALQRTGDVDLVVLDKTGTITEGGPAVTRIELDDEGLRLAASLEQLSEHPLAEAIVAAARKRGLALEDPERFAAEPGRGVVGRVAGHDVVLGNRSLAEEHAKAARSIEETAAELTPLDVHAAAMAEDGATPVYVAVDGRLAGVVAIADPIRPTSRDAVARLRGMGLAVVMLTGDDRRTADAVARQVGIDRVVAEVLPDRKLAEVERLRAKGNVVAMVGDGLNDAPALAGADVGIAIGTGTDVAMETSAVTLMRGDLGGVADAVALSRRTLRVMKQNLFWAFIYNVIGIPIAAGVLYPAFGVQLTPAFAAAAMAVSSVSVVTNSLRLRS; this is translated from the coding sequence ATGGCGGAAACGTGCGAGATCCCCGTCGGCGGGATGACGTGCGCGGCGTGCAGCGCCCGGGTGCAGCGCACCCTCGAAAAGACGCCGGGCGTCGAGCGCGCGGCCGTCAACCTGATGACGGGCACGGCGCGGGTGGACTACGACCCCAGGGCGGTGTCGCCCGAGCGGTTGGTCGAGACGATTCGGGGCACCGGCTACGGCGCCGAGCTGCCCCGCCCCGAGGCGAGCATCGAGTCGCTCATGGAAGCGCAGGATGCGGAGCGCGCCGGGGAGACGGCCGACCTCAGACTCAAGTTCTGGGTCACGATCGCCATCGCCGTGCTGGCGGCCGGCATGGGCATGCCCCTCATGGAAAACCAGAGCGGGCCCTCGGCCGAGCTGGGCCGCTGGTTCCTCCTGGCGCTCACGCTGCCCGTGGTGTTCTGGAGCGGCCGGCACTTCTACACCCGTGCGTGGGCGGCGTTCCGGCACCACAGCGCGGACATGAACACGCTCATTGCGGTCGGGACCGGAGCCGCGTTCGTCTTCAGCGTCTTCATGACGGTGGGGGCGGAGTGGGTGCGCGCCCGCGGGCTCGTGCCTCACGTGTACTTCGAGGTCGTGATGTGGGTGGTGGCGCTCATTCTCCTGGGCAACCTGCTCGAGGCGCGCGCCAAGGGCCGCACCTCGGATGCGATCCGGCGGCTCATCGGACTCCGGCCCGATACCGCGCGGGTGGTGCGCGGCGGCGCCGAGCTGGAGGTGCCGCTGGCCGACGTGCGGGTTGGAGATGAGCTCCTGGTCCGGCCCGGCGAGCGGATCCCGACGGACGGCGTCGTGCTCGACGGCACCAGCACGGTGGATGAATCGATGCTCACCGGCGAGCCGCTGCCGGTGGCGAAGTCCGCCGGGAGCGAGGTCACCGGGGCCACGATCAACCGGAACGGGGCGCTCCGCATCCGCGCATCTCGCGTGGGCGCCGACACGGTGCTGTCGCGCATCATCCGCCTCGTGCGCGAGGCGCAGGGCTCCAAGGCCCCCATCCAGCGCCTCGCCGACCGGATCTCGGCGGTGTTCGTCCCCGTGGTGATCTCGATCGCGATTGCCACGTTCGTCATCTGGTTCGACTTGGGCCCGGCACCTCGGCACCTGCACGCGCTCGTTGCGGCGGTCACGGTGCTCATCATCGCCTGCCCATGCGCCATGGGGCTCGCGACACCGACCGCGGTGATGGTCTCCACCGGCCGAGGCGCCGAGCTCGGCGTGCTCATCCGCGGCGGCGAAGCGCTGCAGCGCACTGGGGACGTCGACCTGGTGGTGCTGGACAAGACCGGCACGATTACGGAAGGCGGGCCGGCGGTGACCCGAATCGAGCTGGACGACGAAGGGCTCCGGCTCGCGGCGTCGCTGGAGCAATTGAGCGAGCACCCGCTGGCTGAAGCAATCGTCGCCGCGGCGCGCAAACGCGGGCTCGCCCTGGAGGACCCGGAGCGGTTTGCGGCCGAGCCGGGGCGAGGGGTTGTGGGACGGGTTGCGGGGCACGATGTGGTGCTGGGCAACCGGTCGCTTGCGGAGGAGCACGCGAAGGCCGCGCGGTCGATCGAGGAGACGGCCGCGGAGCTGACCCCGCTCGACGTGCACGCCGCCGCGATGGCGGAGGATGGAGCGACACCGGTCTACGTCGCGGTGGATGGCCGGCTGGCGGGAGTCGTGGCGATCGCGGACCCGATCCGGCCCACGAGCCGCGATGCCGTGGCGCGGCTTCGCGGCATGGGGCTCGCCGTGGTCATGCTCACCGGCGACGACCGCCGCACTGCCGACGCCGTCGCCCGCCAGGTCGGTATCGACCGGGTCGTGGCCGAGGTGCTGCCGGACCGGAAGCTGGCGGAGGTGGAGCGGCTCCGCGCCAAAGGCAACGTCGTGGCGATGGTGGGCGACGGGCTCAACGACGCCCCGGCACTCGCGGGCGCGGACGTGGGCATCGCCATCGGCACGGGGACCGATGTCGCGATGGAGACCAGCGCCGTCACGCTCATGCGCGGCGATCTGGGCGGCGTGGCGGATGCGGTGGCGCTCTCGCGCCGGACTCTGCGGGTGATGAAGCAGAATCTTTTCTGGGCGTTCATCTACAACGTGATCGGCATTCCGATCGCGGCGGGCGTGCTATACCCGGCCTTCGGCGTACAGCTCACGCCGGCGTTCGCGGCCGCGGCGATGGCGGTGAGCAGCGTGAGTGTCGTGACCAACAGCCTGAGACTGAGGAGCTGA